One stretch of Chryseobacterium fluminis DNA includes these proteins:
- a CDS encoding glycosyltransferase family 9 protein: protein MKISKKDINAVRRSVMKRLTKNVGKSQPVTGNKKDLIVRKVLITRPNHRLGNLLIITPLICEVHSLFPDSKIDLFVKGNIAPSIFKNYTYIDRIIQLPKKPFSNLFQYLKGWALLKTRKYDLVINSATGSSSGRLSTLFARSQHKVFGDFNEALNVKYSDYRHLAKNSIYNLRDYLSKLGFDEITTTIPDLYLNLDQSEISAGKDKLKNLVQNSKDTICLFTNATGEKCYSQEWWEEFYDKLKKNFSEYNIIELLPVENISKLNFTIPHFYSRDIREMSGFLKNVTLFIAADNGVMHLASATGIPTIGLFSVSAEEEYAPYNAKSCSVNTNHTDTDKMMQLIHMILEKR from the coding sequence ATGAAAATTTCTAAAAAAGATATTAATGCCGTTAGAAGGTCTGTAATGAAACGTCTTACAAAAAATGTCGGGAAATCACAGCCGGTAACAGGCAATAAAAAAGATTTGATTGTAAGAAAAGTATTGATTACCAGACCTAACCACCGCTTAGGAAATCTATTAATTATCACACCTTTAATTTGTGAGGTTCATTCTCTTTTTCCGGATAGTAAAATTGATCTTTTTGTAAAAGGTAATATAGCACCTTCGATTTTTAAAAACTACACTTATATCGATAGGATTATCCAGCTTCCTAAAAAACCTTTCAGTAACTTATTTCAATATTTAAAGGGCTGGGCTTTATTAAAAACCAGAAAATATGATCTTGTTATTAACTCAGCAACAGGATCTTCGTCAGGAAGATTATCAACATTGTTTGCGCGCTCCCAACATAAAGTTTTTGGTGATTTTAATGAAGCATTAAATGTGAAATATTCTGACTACAGGCATTTAGCCAAAAATTCGATATATAATCTGAGAGATTATTTATCAAAACTGGGGTTTGACGAAATTACAACAACGATTCCTGACTTATATTTAAATTTGGATCAAAGTGAGATCTCGGCTGGAAAGGATAAATTAAAGAATTTGGTCCAAAACAGCAAAGATACAATTTGTCTTTTTACTAATGCTACAGGTGAAAAGTGCTATTCTCAAGAATGGTGGGAAGAGTTTTATGATAAGTTAAAAAAGAATTTTTCTGAATATAATATTATTGAGCTCTTACCTGTGGAAAATATATCAAAACTTAATTTTACAATTCCTCATTTTTACAGCCGGGATATTCGTGAAATGAGCGGTTTTCTTAAAAATGTCACTCTTTTCATCGCAGCCGATAATGGGGTGATGCACTTAGCAAGTGCAACCGGAATTCCTACAATTGGGTTATTTTCTGTGAGTGCTGAAGAAGAGTACGCACCATATAATGCAAAGAGTTGTTCCGTAAATACCAATCATACTGATACTGATAAAATGATGCAGTTAATTCACATGATTCTAGAAAAGAGATAA
- a CDS encoding Lrp/AsnC family transcriptional regulator, with translation MENIDDKDLKLLKLLQNNAKLTVKELAREISLSLSPAFERVKRLENEGYIKKYAAILNAEKLNRGFTVLCQIKLKIHDKSVGNDFVKQILKIDEIVECYNISGDYDFFLKVQAKDMKHYQDFVFNTLGCVDAIGSTHSTFVMAEVKNSHGLNM, from the coding sequence GTGGAAAATATTGATGACAAAGATCTTAAGCTGCTTAAGCTGTTACAGAACAATGCTAAATTAACAGTTAAAGAGCTCGCGAGAGAAATCAGTCTTTCCTTATCTCCTGCTTTTGAGAGAGTAAAAAGGCTGGAAAATGAAGGATATATAAAGAAATATGCTGCTATTCTCAATGCTGAGAAGCTTAACCGTGGTTTTACGGTTCTTTGTCAAATCAAATTAAAAATTCATGATAAATCTGTTGGAAATGATTTTGTAAAGCAAATTTTGAAAATTGATGAAATAGTAGAATGCTACAATATTTCGGGTGATTATGACTTCTTTTTAAAAGTGCAGGCTAAAGATATGAAACACTATCAGGACTTTGTATTCAATACATTAGGTTGTGTAGATGCTATTGGAAGTACACACAGTACATTTGTTATGGCCGAAGTGAAAAATTCACATGGTCTGAATATGTGA
- a CDS encoding C-type lectin-like domain-containing protein — MKKRLLLLSHIACSLPAYSQMGISTMNVISTLEVDAIKTDGTTAEGIAMPRLTGDQLKNAGSKYTVAQTGTIVYITLIPTTADTKTANITSAGCYYFDGSIWRSLGKVTNTTVISYSTSVDSNILGYIPDKITTAYSAPATITVGSNTYTKEGAVNYVINGHTYAAYSGTGTLSWFDAYTAAKNIGGYLATYTTDAEWQYIEENLLTNHVVFDTQRTWMGFVKFSWQAGVALTPDPEEKWITGEQPLHDYSAAGLSAVRKINWFYTNEPNNTNSGEGFVHAYGKNDNVTVTKNGYTSTHPWNDLPANNGGVTGFVVEFQQ; from the coding sequence ATGAAAAAACGTTTATTGCTACTGTCACATATAGCATGCAGCTTACCTGCGTACTCACAAATGGGTATTTCTACCATGAATGTTATTTCTACACTTGAAGTAGACGCCATTAAAACCGACGGAACAACAGCGGAAGGTATCGCGATGCCAAGACTAACCGGGGATCAGCTCAAGAATGCCGGATCAAAATATACTGTAGCACAGACCGGTACAATTGTGTACATTACTTTGATTCCTACTACTGCTGACACAAAAACAGCCAACATCACTTCTGCAGGATGTTACTATTTTGACGGCAGCATTTGGCGAAGTTTGGGTAAAGTAACCAATACGACTGTAATCAGCTATTCAACCTCGGTAGATTCCAATATTCTGGGTTATATTCCGGACAAGATAACAACAGCGTATTCAGCTCCTGCGACCATTACGGTAGGAAGCAACACTTATACAAAAGAGGGAGCCGTTAATTATGTCATAAATGGACATACATATGCTGCTTATTCCGGAACTGGAACTCTGAGTTGGTTTGATGCTTATACTGCCGCAAAAAACATAGGTGGTTATTTGGCTACATATACTACGGACGCTGAATGGCAATATATAGAAGAGAATTTGCTTACGAATCATGTGGTTTTCGATACCCAGAGGACGTGGATGGGATTTGTGAAATTTTCATGGCAAGCAGGCGTTGCTCTTACTCCAGATCCGGAAGAAAAATGGATTACCGGTGAACAGCCCTTACATGATTACAGTGCCGCAGGCCTCTCAGCTGTGAGGAAAATCAATTGGTTTTATACCAATGAACCTAATAATACGAATTCCGGTGAAGGATTTGTACATGCTTATGGAAAAAATGATAATGTTACTGTCACTAAAAATGGTTATACCTCTACACATCCCTGGAATGACCTACCTGCCAATAATGGTGGTGTAACCGGTTTTGTCGTTGAATTTCAGCAGTAG
- a CDS encoding response regulator has protein sequence MPKKTIKDLQMGVVLSLVLLIAGSIASYISLQKQMDNRESLLNSKESISLIKDVFNTLLDAETASRGFQLTGQESFLEPFNKSTKRYPRFISNINSLNLKDKNQIKLLNELMHTSQMMMDRDVLLIEKRRKGILMTPKELEHNKADMDKCRMLVQEFVKYGEIQLAVKNQDLDRSSMWTVLFIIFSFIAAIAVIVFFYIKLKSDLIRIHRLEKDLVYTKEMLEQTNSVAQVGGWEANMKTGNLFWSQTTRDIHKIKNNFQPDFENTVDFYKKESGDRMKHLFNRAVTEGISFDEELRLVRADGVTIWVRVKGFPEFEDGVCTRVFGIIQDIDAFKKMFLEVTRKEAMMQSFVTDVPIPLAMFDRDLEYVSVSTKWKKEFNMNDVDLIGNNLFIISPDIPEERKEIYNNALLGKTYINEDFALKVRGKEEIQHYDLRVGPWYLTEDEIGGVIISAQNITNAVHVNEELKNAKETADMASKAKSEFLANMSHEIRTPLNGVIGFSDLLLRTPLDEIQMQYLKYINESGENLLNIISDILDFSKIESGKMELLIEKSDLYDMLNQVINAILYQSQKKDIELLLNIEPGLPKTILIDESRLKQILINLLGNAVKFTEKGEIELKVEKLHMDEKNISLRFSVRDTGIGIPVEKQKDIFNAFTQENSSISKRYGGTGLGLTISNNILIYMGSHLSLTSAPEKGSVFFFDIEIPYEISELRDDDLMTAKKALVVDDNENNRIILQHMLAYKNIECTLAANGMEALEILFKGELFDVILMDYHMPVMSGLETINKIRELFDQRKVNPPTMILSSSSEDLDVIASIREKENAHLLLKPIKSDDLYKILRRLAQNTELKLNRHRSEKDSYSFAQEIQVLLVDDNPVNMVLNNKMMKSLASDAQLTEAVNGLEALGACREKQFSIILMDVQMPVMNGIEATQQIRMLPGYELTPIIGVTAGNVLGEKEKCLESGMTDFLPKPLRQTDLTEMLKKHIGVNV, from the coding sequence ATGCCGAAAAAAACTATAAAAGATCTTCAGATGGGAGTAGTCCTTTCTTTAGTACTACTAATTGCGGGTTCTATAGCATCCTATATCAGCTTACAGAAACAGATGGATAATAGGGAAAGCCTTCTGAACAGCAAAGAATCTATAAGTTTAATAAAAGATGTTTTTAACACTTTGTTAGATGCTGAAACCGCAAGCCGGGGATTTCAGCTTACAGGTCAGGAAAGTTTTCTCGAGCCGTTCAATAAAAGTACAAAAAGATATCCCAGGTTTATTTCTAATATAAATTCGTTGAATCTTAAAGATAAAAATCAAATCAAGCTTCTAAACGAACTTATGCATACTTCTCAAATGATGATGGACCGAGATGTCTTGCTCATTGAGAAGCGTAGAAAGGGCATATTAATGACCCCAAAAGAACTTGAACATAATAAAGCCGATATGGACAAATGTCGTATGCTGGTTCAGGAATTTGTAAAATATGGGGAAATTCAGCTTGCTGTAAAAAATCAGGATCTAGACAGATCTTCTATGTGGACCGTTCTGTTTATTATTTTCTCTTTCATTGCAGCCATTGCCGTGATCGTTTTCTTTTATATAAAATTGAAATCAGATCTTATTCGGATACATAGATTAGAAAAAGATCTTGTATATACTAAAGAAATGCTGGAGCAGACAAATTCCGTAGCACAGGTTGGAGGCTGGGAAGCAAACATGAAGACTGGCAACCTCTTCTGGTCCCAGACTACCAGAGACATCCATAAAATAAAAAATAATTTCCAGCCTGATTTTGAAAATACAGTCGATTTCTATAAAAAAGAAAGCGGTGACAGAATGAAACATCTCTTCAATAGAGCCGTAACTGAAGGGATTTCTTTTGATGAAGAACTCCGGCTTGTGCGTGCTGACGGCGTTACGATCTGGGTAAGGGTGAAAGGGTTTCCTGAATTTGAAGATGGGGTCTGCACAAGGGTTTTCGGTATCATCCAAGATATTGATGCCTTCAAAAAAATGTTTCTGGAAGTTACCAGGAAGGAAGCCATGATGCAGTCCTTTGTAACCGACGTGCCTATTCCACTGGCCATGTTTGACAGAGATCTCGAGTATGTTTCTGTAAGCACCAAATGGAAAAAGGAATTCAATATGAATGATGTGGATCTTATTGGAAATAATCTGTTCATCATATCTCCTGATATTCCTGAAGAAAGAAAAGAGATTTATAATAATGCTCTTCTGGGAAAAACATATATAAATGAAGACTTTGCTTTGAAAGTGAGAGGTAAAGAAGAAATTCAACATTACGACCTTAGAGTTGGACCATGGTACCTCACAGAAGATGAAATAGGAGGTGTAATTATTTCTGCACAGAATATTACAAATGCCGTACATGTAAATGAGGAATTGAAAAATGCTAAGGAAACAGCAGATATGGCAAGCAAGGCAAAATCAGAGTTTCTGGCCAATATGAGCCATGAAATTCGAACTCCTTTGAATGGAGTCATAGGGTTTTCGGATCTACTCCTTAGGACTCCGCTGGATGAAATACAGATGCAATATCTGAAATATATCAATGAATCTGGGGAGAACCTGCTCAACATCATTAGCGATATATTGGATTTTTCTAAAATAGAATCCGGAAAAATGGAGCTTCTGATTGAAAAAAGCGACCTTTATGATATGCTGAACCAGGTTATTAATGCAATTCTCTATCAGTCACAGAAAAAAGATATTGAGCTTCTTCTGAATATTGAGCCGGGGCTTCCAAAAACGATTCTTATTGATGAATCAAGATTAAAACAAATCCTGATCAACCTTCTGGGTAATGCTGTGAAATTTACAGAAAAGGGGGAGATCGAACTGAAAGTGGAAAAGCTACATATGGATGAGAAAAATATTTCCCTGCGTTTCTCTGTAAGAGATACGGGAATAGGTATTCCTGTTGAAAAACAGAAGGATATTTTTAATGCTTTTACTCAGGAAAACAGTTCAATCAGTAAAAGATATGGCGGAACAGGTCTTGGCCTAACCATCTCAAACAATATCCTCATTTATATGGGAAGCCATCTATCTCTGACAAGCGCACCGGAAAAAGGTTCCGTATTTTTCTTTGATATTGAGATTCCTTACGAAATTTCTGAATTGAGGGATGATGATCTTATGACTGCCAAGAAAGCTCTGGTAGTTGATGATAATGAAAACAACAGGATTATTCTCCAGCATATGCTTGCCTATAAGAATATAGAATGCACACTGGCTGCCAATGGAATGGAAGCTCTGGAGATTCTGTTTAAAGGAGAGCTGTTTGATGTGATCCTGATGGATTATCACATGCCGGTAATGTCCGGATTGGAAACAATCAATAAAATCAGGGAGCTGTTTGACCAGCGAAAAGTCAATCCTCCTACTATGATACTGTCTTCTTCTTCGGAAGATTTAGATGTCATTGCGTCAATTCGTGAAAAAGAAAATGCACATTTGCTGTTAAAACCTATCAAATCCGATGATTTGTATAAGATTCTGAGAAGATTAGCTCAAAATACTGAATTAAAATTAAATCGTCATCGGTCTGAAAAGGATTCTTACTCATTTGCTCAGGAAATTCAGGTCCTTTTAGTGGATGATAATCCGGTAAATATGGTTCTCAATAATAAAATGATGAAATCCCTTGCTTCCGATGCACAATTAACAGAAGCTGTCAATGGCTTGGAAGCTTTGGGAGCGTGCCGTGAAAAACAATTTTCTATTATTCTTATGGATGTTCAGATGCCGGTAATGAACGGTATAGAAGCAACACAACAGATCCGTATGCTGCCTGGATACGAACTTACCCCCATCATAGGCGTTACTGCCGGAAATGTATTGGGCGAAAAAGAAAAATGCCTGGAATCCGGCATGACTGATTTCCTACCAAAACCTCTCAGGCAGACAGATCTTACGGAAATGCTTAAAAAACATATTGGCGTTAATGTTTAA
- a CDS encoding C-type lectin domain-containing protein → MKKYLLAAVLLSAQFVSAQVGINTTAPRATLDVAPRNTDGTTAEGVIAPRLSGNQLSAADSKYTSAHAGVIIYATSAPSPLTNKTLNITAPGYYYFDGNIWHGMGAQNTTTTLSISSVIDPNILGYVPSNTATAGSDAPATLTVNGITAMRTGVLTFNGHSYAAYSASAAGITWYNAYNAAKNMGGYLATFTTDAEWQQVETALLSASAYDTQQAWIGFAKFSWFAGVALTPDPEEKWITGEQPLHDYSAGGTSAVRKSNWFNTGEPNNSGGTEGFVITLPKNSGTQTYGGYTSTHAWNDVVANTASTTGFIVEFQQ, encoded by the coding sequence ATGAAAAAATATTTACTGGCTGCCGTTCTCCTTTCAGCACAATTTGTCAGCGCCCAAGTGGGGATAAATACAACTGCTCCAAGAGCTACTCTTGATGTAGCACCAAGAAATACAGACGGAACTACTGCTGAAGGAGTGATCGCTCCAAGACTTAGCGGAAACCAGCTTTCAGCCGCTGATTCGAAGTACACTTCTGCGCATGCAGGGGTTATTATATATGCCACCTCAGCGCCATCACCTCTTACAAATAAAACCTTGAATATTACTGCCCCTGGTTATTATTATTTTGATGGTAATATCTGGCATGGAATGGGTGCACAGAATACTACCACCACACTTAGCATAAGCTCTGTAATTGATCCAAATATTCTTGGGTATGTACCAAGCAATACTGCCACGGCCGGTAGTGATGCTCCAGCGACTCTTACGGTGAATGGAATTACAGCGATGCGCACAGGCGTTCTTACTTTTAATGGCCATAGTTATGCTGCTTACTCTGCTTCTGCAGCCGGTATTACGTGGTATAATGCTTACAACGCTGCCAAAAATATGGGCGGCTACCTTGCTACTTTTACTACAGATGCAGAATGGCAGCAAGTTGAAACCGCTCTTCTCAGTGCCTCTGCATATGATACACAGCAGGCATGGATAGGTTTTGCAAAGTTTTCCTGGTTTGCCGGAGTTGCGCTCACTCCTGACCCGGAAGAAAAATGGATTACAGGAGAACAGCCCTTGCATGATTACAGTGCCGGCGGTACCAGTGCCGTAAGGAAATCAAATTGGTTCAATACCGGGGAGCCCAATAATTCCGGTGGAACAGAAGGATTTGTCATTACCCTGCCCAAAAACAGTGGAACCCAGACCTACGGCGGATACACTTCTACTCATGCTTGGAACGACGTAGTAGCAAATACAGCAAGCACAACAGGATTTATCGTAGAATTCCAACAGTAA
- a CDS encoding DoxX family protein: MKPLIVLLTVFTVCVLVVKIFRGTYELALSGRIAMSAMLIFSATGHFVFTNGMSLMLPEFIPFKTETVYLTGVAEIIFAIGLAKL; the protein is encoded by the coding sequence ATGAAACCCTTAATTGTTTTGCTTACTGTATTTACTGTTTGTGTATTGGTTGTGAAAATATTTCGTGGCACCTACGAGCTTGCCTTGTCAGGTCGAATAGCAATGTCTGCAATGTTGATATTTTCTGCAACTGGTCATTTTGTATTTACCAATGGAATGTCATTGATGCTTCCTGAGTTTATACCATTTAAAACAGAAACTGTTTATTTAACAGGAGTTGCAGAAATTATTTTTGCTATCGGACTTGCCAAGTTATAG
- a CDS encoding helix-turn-helix domain-containing protein: MDRKKQEIINRYGFKEVNYKELYTDLINKKFPEKMVLCQNILKKEKLSILDAIELHNLLFPKQSPQEERLNQKRKSYMKNDILKILKYQKLHNLTNVQTALKFKLSRNTVTKWKRAFPLFK, encoded by the coding sequence GTGGATCGCAAAAAACAAGAAATTATAAATAGATATGGATTTAAAGAAGTTAATTACAAAGAGTTATATACAGATCTGATAAATAAGAAGTTTCCTGAAAAAATGGTATTATGCCAAAATATTTTAAAGAAAGAAAAATTATCAATTTTGGATGCCATTGAACTCCATAACTTATTATTTCCAAAACAATCACCGCAGGAAGAGCGCTTAAACCAAAAACGTAAGTCCTACATGAAAAATGATATACTGAAAATCCTGAAATATCAAAAATTACATAATTTGACCAACGTTCAAACAGCATTGAAATTTAAGCTTAGTCGCAACACTGTGACAAAATGGAAAAGGGCTTTTCCACTTTTTAAGTGA
- a CDS encoding helix-turn-helix transcriptional regulator — protein sequence MIDEYLKEIHIGSLIKQAALEKEIDLDRICNFINCTETEIYQVYESEDLSAKVLLKWSKLLEYDFFRLYTQHLLLYSSFPRNNGQSGTSKSKLPQFRKNMYSNEIVMFILELIQNKEMTIPEITEKYNISRTTIYKWIAKNKKL from the coding sequence ATGATTGACGAATACTTAAAAGAGATACACATCGGCAGTCTCATAAAGCAGGCAGCGCTTGAGAAAGAGATAGATTTAGATAGAATATGTAATTTCATTAATTGTACCGAGACGGAAATTTATCAAGTGTATGAATCGGAAGATCTTTCTGCAAAAGTTCTACTAAAATGGAGCAAACTTTTGGAGTATGATTTCTTTCGCTTGTACACCCAACACCTTTTACTTTATTCTTCATTTCCCAGAAATAATGGACAGAGTGGAACAAGTAAATCAAAACTTCCTCAGTTTCGTAAAAATATGTATAGTAATGAAATCGTAATGTTTATACTTGAATTAATTCAAAATAAAGAAATGACGATTCCAGAAATCACTGAAAAATACAACATTTCCAGAACAACCATTTATAAGTGGATCGCAAAAAACAAGAAATTATAA
- a CDS encoding Crp/Fnr family transcriptional regulator, which produces MEQIRKYFDKTFKLTEQDWHIFSSKLTKQDFPKRHIMLRTGQVENYLSFIEVGIVRFYIPKADNDLTFSFSFNNNFVSGYTSFLTRRPSTYCIETLTKTTLWQLTYADLQEIYTETEIGNAIGRKASEELFLKKSKRELSLLNETAEERYLNLLTEQPELIKKIPLKYISSYIGITPQALSRIRRRIF; this is translated from the coding sequence ATGGAACAGATCCGAAAATATTTTGACAAGACATTTAAGTTGACTGAACAGGATTGGCATATTTTTTCTTCAAAGCTTACAAAACAGGATTTTCCTAAAAGGCATATTATGCTAAGAACAGGCCAGGTCGAAAATTACCTTTCATTTATTGAAGTTGGGATTGTACGTTTTTACATTCCTAAAGCAGACAATGACCTTACCTTTTCCTTTTCTTTCAACAACAACTTTGTAAGTGGATACACTTCATTTTTGACCAGAAGGCCATCAACCTACTGCATAGAAACTTTAACAAAAACAACACTTTGGCAACTAACTTATGCAGATCTGCAAGAGATTTATACAGAGACTGAGATCGGCAACGCCATAGGACGAAAGGCAAGCGAAGAACTGTTTTTAAAAAAATCAAAAAGAGAGCTTTCTTTACTGAATGAAACGGCAGAAGAGCGCTATCTCAATCTGTTGACGGAACAGCCTGAATTAATAAAAAAAATACCGTTGAAATATATTTCTTCTTACATTGGCATTACTCCACAGGCACTAAGCAGAATTCGCAGACGTATTTTTTAA
- the metE gene encoding 5-methyltetrahydropteroyltriglutamate--homocysteine S-methyltransferase codes for MQTHILGYPRIGSKRELKKACEQYWSGKILLEELLQTGSNLRNQNWNIQKEAGIDLIPCNDFSYYDHVLDMTLTVGAIPIRYHEVIMKENSTELDLYFAMARGYQKEGLDITAMEMTKWFDTNYHYIVPEFIKNQKFRLNSNKIFNEFADAKQAGIIAKPVIIGPISYLLLGKEKEPGFDKLDLAENLLPVYIEILEKLQEQEAKCIQFDEPFLVLDLTEKTKEKYKWVYGEIRKKFPKLKFIIATYFDGLKDNLSLAVSLPVNVLHVDLVRNPKQLDEILNTIPETLDLSLGIVDGRNIWKSDYEKSLYYIKKCIEKLGSERVFIAPSCSLLHSPCDLDFETNLNPEIKNWLAFAKQKVDEVVKLKELANENPTNKSLMEFAENKESLSSRKMSPLIHNEVVKQRVNAVTETDAKRKNSFRLRKAAQQKVLQLPLFPTTTIGSFPQTTEVRAWRAKFKKGELTAQQYDALLKKETQRTIRWQEEIGIDVLVHGEFERNDMVEYFGEQMDGFLFSKNGWVQSYGSRCVKPPIIFGDISRPNPMTVYWSHYAQSQTEKWVKGMLTGPVTILQWSFVRNDQPRSETCKQIALAIRDEVADLEKAGIKIIQIDEPAIREGLPLRKNDWENYLKWAVEAFKISSSGVEDTTQIHTHMCYSEFNDIIKNIADMDADVITIECSRSQMELLNAFADFKYPNEIGPGVYDIHSPRIPSKEEMIELLQKAKSVIPADQLWVNPDCGLKTRHWDETKKALISMVAAAKESAVVFENN; via the coding sequence ATGCAAACACACATTCTGGGCTACCCGCGAATTGGCAGCAAAAGAGAACTCAAAAAAGCCTGTGAACAGTATTGGTCAGGCAAAATTCTTCTAGAGGAACTTCTTCAAACCGGAAGCAACCTCCGTAATCAAAACTGGAATATCCAAAAAGAAGCTGGAATTGATTTGATCCCATGTAACGATTTTTCTTATTATGATCATGTTCTGGATATGACTTTGACGGTTGGGGCTATTCCTATACGTTATCACGAAGTTATCATGAAGGAGAATAGTACGGAATTGGACCTTTACTTTGCAATGGCAAGAGGTTACCAAAAAGAAGGACTGGATATCACCGCCATGGAAATGACAAAGTGGTTTGATACGAATTACCATTATATTGTTCCGGAATTCATTAAAAATCAAAAATTCAGACTAAATTCAAATAAGATATTCAATGAATTTGCTGATGCAAAACAGGCAGGAATCATCGCTAAGCCAGTGATTATAGGGCCAATTTCCTATCTTCTTTTAGGTAAAGAAAAAGAGCCGGGATTTGATAAACTGGATCTGGCAGAAAATCTTCTACCTGTTTATATAGAAATTTTGGAAAAACTTCAGGAGCAGGAAGCTAAATGTATTCAGTTTGACGAACCGTTTTTAGTTTTGGATTTAACTGAAAAAACAAAAGAAAAATACAAATGGGTTTATGGTGAAATCAGAAAGAAATTCCCGAAGTTGAAATTCATTATTGCAACTTATTTTGACGGATTGAAAGATAATCTTTCTCTTGCTGTTTCACTTCCTGTAAATGTTCTGCACGTAGATTTAGTTAGAAACCCGAAGCAGTTGGATGAAATATTAAACACAATTCCTGAAACATTAGACCTTTCACTGGGAATTGTCGATGGAAGAAACATATGGAAAAGCGATTATGAAAAGTCACTGTATTACATCAAAAAGTGTATTGAAAAATTAGGTTCCGAAAGAGTTTTTATAGCGCCATCATGCTCTTTACTTCACTCCCCTTGTGATTTGGACTTTGAAACCAATCTAAATCCCGAAATTAAAAATTGGTTGGCTTTTGCTAAACAAAAAGTGGACGAAGTGGTAAAATTAAAGGAATTGGCAAATGAAAATCCCACCAATAAATCACTGATGGAATTTGCAGAAAATAAAGAATCCCTTTCCAGCAGAAAAATGTCTCCCTTAATTCATAATGAAGTAGTAAAGCAAAGGGTAAATGCAGTAACAGAGACAGATGCAAAAAGAAAAAATTCATTCAGACTCCGTAAAGCAGCACAGCAGAAAGTTTTACAACTACCATTATTTCCTACCACCACTATAGGTTCATTTCCGCAGACAACAGAGGTAAGAGCTTGGAGAGCCAAATTCAAAAAAGGAGAACTTACCGCACAACAATATGATGCCCTATTGAAAAAGGAAACCCAAAGAACGATCCGCTGGCAGGAGGAAATAGGAATTGACGTATTGGTTCATGGAGAATTTGAACGCAATGATATGGTTGAATATTTTGGAGAACAAATGGATGGATTTTTATTTAGCAAAAATGGGTGGGTACAAAGCTATGGAAGCCGCTGTGTAAAACCTCCTATTATTTTTGGAGATATATCACGCCCGAATCCAATGACAGTTTATTGGTCACACTATGCGCAGTCCCAGACAGAAAAGTGGGTCAAAGGAATGTTGACAGGTCCAGTAACTATTCTACAATGGTCTTTTGTCCGTAATGACCAACCTCGTTCTGAAACCTGTAAACAGATTGCTTTGGCTATTCGTGATGAAGTTGCAGACCTGGAAAAAGCAGGAATAAAAATCATTCAAATTGATGAACCAGCAATTCGTGAAGGTTTACCACTAAGAAAAAATGACTGGGAAAACTATTTGAAATGGGCGGTGGAGGCCTTCAAAATTTCATCGAGCGGAGTTGAAGATACCACCCAGATCCATACTCATATGTGCTATTCAGAATTTAACGATATTATTAAAAATATTGCTGATATGGATGCCGATGTAATTACTATAGAATGTTCCCGGTCACAAATGGAGCTACTCAATGCCTTTGCAGATTTCAAGTATCCGAATGAGATTGGTCCTGGGGTTTATGATATTCATTCACCAAGGATTCCATCAAAAGAAGAAATGATTGAACTCTTACAAAAGGCCAAAAGTGTAATTCCTGCTGATCAATTGTGGGTAAATCCTGATTGTGGATTAAAAACCAGGCATTGGGATGAAACAAAAAAAGCTTTAATTTCAATGGTGGCCGCAGCGAAAGAGTCAGCTGTTGTTTTTGAAAATAACTGA